From Microbacterium sp. YJN-G, a single genomic window includes:
- a CDS encoding Rv2578c family radical SAM protein yields MRWQGQTIEDVDGDALPGLENRTGIVQSVTTPEFAGMTFHEVLAKSALNSVPGASRMPFRWTVNPYRGCSHACVYCLDPNTLVLCADGRQRPLSDLEIGDEIIGTERHGSYRRYVRTRIEAKWSTRKAAFRVTLADGTELIASGDHRFLTDRGWKHVADAHEGQRPHLTLNNRLMGFGSGMLPRSLDVAEDGIEGVAVKSVADLRVVSIEPLPGVRELVDITTGTGDFVANGVISHNCFARGTHEYLDLDGGADFDSQIVVKTNVVEVLQRELRRGSWQRETVALGTNTDPYQRAEGRYRLMPGIIRALADSGTPMSILTKGTLIRRDIPLLVEAAKQVPIDVQMSIAMYDDALQHAIEPGTPTTQARLDTVRALTDAGFRVGVFLMPVLPHLTDSVTAIDEALRRIKEAGADHAVYGALHLRVGVKPWFFQWLHREHPELMSSYRGLYPGVAAEAPKAYRQWLARRMRPLIRMHGLQTQTEEDHDRMRGIMRERMRPPAASAPKPEAAAMLF; encoded by the coding sequence ATGCGGTGGCAGGGACAGACGATCGAAGACGTGGACGGTGACGCGTTGCCGGGCCTCGAGAACCGCACCGGGATCGTGCAGTCGGTCACGACGCCGGAATTCGCCGGGATGACGTTCCACGAGGTGCTCGCCAAATCGGCGCTGAACTCCGTGCCCGGCGCCTCGCGCATGCCGTTCCGGTGGACCGTCAACCCCTACCGCGGATGCAGTCATGCCTGCGTCTATTGCCTGGATCCGAACACTCTCGTCCTCTGCGCTGACGGCCGGCAGCGACCGCTGAGCGATCTCGAGATCGGCGACGAGATCATCGGCACCGAGCGTCACGGTTCCTACCGCCGATACGTGCGGACCCGGATCGAAGCGAAATGGTCGACTCGGAAGGCGGCATTCCGCGTCACACTCGCCGACGGCACGGAGCTGATCGCAAGCGGCGACCACCGGTTCCTCACGGATCGTGGCTGGAAGCACGTCGCTGACGCTCACGAAGGCCAGCGACCTCACCTCACGCTGAACAACCGACTCATGGGATTCGGGAGCGGGATGCTCCCCCGATCGCTCGACGTGGCCGAGGACGGCATCGAGGGTGTCGCGGTGAAATCGGTAGCCGATCTGCGGGTCGTGAGCATCGAGCCCCTGCCGGGGGTCCGTGAGCTCGTCGACATCACCACCGGCACCGGAGACTTCGTGGCGAACGGCGTCATCAGCCACAACTGCTTCGCTCGCGGCACGCACGAGTACCTGGATCTCGACGGCGGTGCGGACTTCGATTCGCAGATCGTCGTCAAGACGAACGTGGTCGAGGTGCTGCAGCGCGAGCTGCGGCGCGGCTCGTGGCAGCGCGAGACCGTGGCACTCGGCACGAACACCGACCCGTACCAGCGCGCCGAGGGGCGGTACCGGCTCATGCCGGGGATCATCCGCGCCCTGGCCGACTCCGGCACGCCCATGTCGATCCTCACCAAGGGAACGCTGATCCGCCGGGACATCCCGCTCCTGGTCGAGGCCGCGAAGCAGGTGCCGATCGACGTGCAGATGTCGATCGCGATGTACGACGACGCCCTGCAGCACGCGATCGAGCCGGGTACGCCGACCACGCAGGCGCGGCTCGACACCGTGCGAGCGCTGACGGATGCCGGCTTCCGCGTCGGCGTCTTCCTCATGCCGGTGCTGCCTCACCTCACCGACTCGGTGACGGCGATCGATGAGGCGCTGCGCCGCATCAAGGAAGCCGGGGCCGATCACGCCGTGTACGGTGCGCTGCATCTGCGCGTGGGTGTGAAGCCGTGGTTCTTCCAGTGGCTGCACCGTGAGCATCCGGAGCTGATGTCGTCGTACCGCGGCCTGTACCCGGGTGTCGCGGCCGAGGCACCGAAGGCGTACCGGCAGTGGTTGGCGCGGCGCATGCGCCCGCTCATCCGGATGCACGGACTGCAGACGCAGACCGAGGAGGACCACGACCGCATGCGCGGGATCATGCGCGAACGCATGCGCCCGCCGGCGGCATCCGCTCCGAAGCCCGAGGCTGCGGCAATGCTCTTCTGA